A genome region from Manis javanica isolate MJ-LG chromosome 3, MJ_LKY, whole genome shotgun sequence includes the following:
- the CCDC51 gene encoding mitochondrial potassium channel isoform X2: MVARGLVREARETWEGQQDKLKEVRDRLDRISREDSQYLELATQEHRLLQEDKRLRVAHLHAEDSERESFSLLSAAVRESHEKERARAERTKNWSLVGSVLGALIGVAGSTYVNRVRLQELKAVLLEAQKGPASLQQALRDQASSYSLQQKDLHDLMVDLRGLVQAGSEQSSGTRAGTPATRDQDVLSAALKEQLSHSRQVHSSLEGLREQLHGLEKTFSQTARTIQLAEASARPGLGQPADSALPGPLLESGSLTLALSDMEQRLEAQVHRSALCSTLVTGVAFVATLPVLYLLFRTS, translated from the exons ATGGTGGCTCGAGGGCTTGTCCGAGAGGCGCGAGAGACGTGGGAGGGTCAGCAGGACAagctgaaggaggtgagggaccGCTTGGACCGCATCTCCAGGGAGGACAGCCAGTACCTGGAACTGGCTACGCAGGAGCACAGGCTGCTACAG GAGGACAAGCGGCTGCGCGTGGCCCACCTGCATGCCGAGGACTCTGAGCGGGAGAGCTTCTCCCTGCTCTCGGCAGCCGTGCGGGAGAGCCACGAGAAGGAGCGTGCTCGGGCAGAGAGGACCAAGAACTGGTCGCTTGTGGGCTCTGTCCTGGGGGCACTGATTGGGGTGGCTGGCTCCACCTATGTGAACCGAGTGCGGCTGCAGGAGCTGAAGGCCGTGCTCCTAGAGGCACAGAAGGGGCCTGCGAGCCTTCAGCAGGCCCTCCGAGACCAGGCCTCCAGCTACTCCCTCCAGCAGAAGGACCTCCACGACCTCATGGTGGACCTGAGGGGCCTGGTGCAAGCCGGGTCTGAGCAGAGCTCTGGGACCCGGGCAGGTACTCCTGCCACCCGAGACCAAGACGTCCTTTCAGCTGCCTTGAAAGAGCAGCTCAGCCATTCCAGGCAGGTCCATTCTTCTCTAGAGGGTTTGAGAGAGCAGCTTCATGGCCTGGAGAAGACTTTCAGCCAGACGGCCAGGACGATTCAGCTGGCAGAGGCCTCAGCCcgcccaggcctggggcagccaGCAGACAGCGCGCTGCCTGGCCCCTTGCTGGAGTCGGGGAGCTTGACCTTGGCGCTGTCAGACATGGAGCAGAGGCTAGAAGCCCAGGTCCACAGGAGCGCCCTCTGCAGCACGCTGGTCACCGGTGTGGCATTCGTGGCCACACTGCCCGTGCTCTACCTGCTGTTCAGGACCAGCTAG